The genomic DNA GAACGCCGCGTCGAGGATGCGCGCCTCGATGCCGTCGACGGCATTGTCCCGGGTAGAGGCAGTTTTCGGCGCACTGATCACATCGTCCACGCTAACAGAGCAGACCCCGGCTGCAACATTCTCGAAAAATTTGTTGCTGCAACATTGCAATGCAAAATGTTGCGATGTACGTTCGCTCCATGGCTGAGACAGCAGGCGCAACGAGGCGCCCCTACCGCGACGAGGCGCACGCGATCAACGCACGCGACGTGCACTTCGACTTCTCCACCGTGCCCATGCACTACATCCCCGGCGAAGTGCTGGCCACCCACATCATCAACGTGATGCATCTGCTGCTGCCCGAAGGCGAACGGGCGATGGCGCAGGCGCTGGCCGAGTCGCTGCCCTACATCGACGACGAACGCCTGCGCGAGGAGGTCACCGGCTTCGTCGGCCAGGAGACCATGCACGCCGCCACCCACGAGGCCGCGCGCAAGCATCTGCAATCGCTCGGTCTCGACGTCGACTCCTATATCGCCAGGATCGGCTGGGCGGTGGATCGAATCCTCGGCGATCACGGGCTCAGCGGCCGCGCCAAGGAGGAATGGCTGAAGGAGCGTCTCGGCCTGTTCGCCGGCATGGAGCACTACACCGCTGTATTCGGCGAATGGCTGCTCAACGCCGAAGTGCTCGAGCGCAAGGGCATGCATCCGGCCATGCTCGACCTGGTGCGCTGGCACGGCGCGGAGGAAGTCGAGCACCGCAGCGTCGTCTACGACGCGTTCATGCACGTCGACGGCAGTTACGCCCGCAAGGCCCGCACGGCGCTGGTCGCGAGCGCGACGCTGCTGCCGCTGTTCATCCTGTCGGCCGGATACATGTACCGGAAGGACCCGTCGCCGGACAAGGGCCGGTTCTGGGGCTGGCAGTTCGTCAGCGCCACCCGCAGGAAGGTGATCCCGAGCTGGACCTCGTTCTTCACCGAGGTCCCGCGCTACCTGCGGCCGGGATTCCACCCCTCCCAGCTGGGTCCGATGGACACGGCGCTGCGCTACCTCGCGCACTCGCCCGCGGCCAGGGCGGCGCAGCAGTGAGCGCGGCTACCGACGTGCCCGCTGGGCTGCGGATGCTCGGCGGCGTGATCGACGTCTACAAGCACCTGTTCGTGTCGGGTCCCGCCGCGACCGTACTGTCGCGGCCGAACCCGGTGCGGCGCGCGGGCTTCGACCTCGATCTGGTAGTCGAGTCCGTGACGCAGGAGGCCGATGACGTGGTCGGCGTGACGCTGCGAGCGCCCGGCAGCGGACAACTGCCGAGCTGGCGGCCCGGCTCGCACCTGGACGTGTTCCTGCCCTCGGGCCGTCAGCGGCAGTACTCGCTGTGCGGCGACCCGGCCGACCGGCACCGCTATCGGATCGCGGTCCGCCGCATAGCCGACGGGGAGGGCGGTTCCCTGGAGATCCACCAGACGCTGCGGGCGGGCGACACCTTGCACGTCCGCGGGCCGCGCAATGCCTTCCCCCTCGTCGACGCGCCGTCCTACCTGTTCCTCGCGGGCGGCATCGGGATCACCCCGATCCTGCCGATGGCGCGGGCGGCGGGCGCGCGCGGACAGCTGATCTACACCGGACGCACCCGCTCGGCCATGCCGTTCCTGGCCGAACTGCCCGCGAACGCCGACATCAGGCCGGACGACGAGCGCGGCGTGCCTGTAGTCGAGGAGCTGATCGCCCGTGCCGAGCCCGGCGCGGCGGTCTACGTCTGCGGCCCCCCGCCCATGCTCGAGGCAGCCCAGCGGTGCAAGTTCGAACTCGATCCCACCGGTTCCCTGCACACCGAACGTTTCTCCGCCCTCCCGGTCACCGACGGCAGGCCGTTCCGGATCGAACTGGCCCGCTCACGCAAGGCGGTGCGGGTCGAGGCGAACGAGACCGCGCTGAGCGCGATCCGCCGCGTCGCACCGGACGTCACCTACTCCTGCCGTCAGGGGTTCTGCGGAACCTGCCGGGCAGGCGTGCTCGCCGGCGAGGTGGACCACCGCGACCGGCTGCTGACCGACGCCGAGCGCGGCGATCGGATGCTCATCTGCGTCTCCCGCGCGGCGGGCGACGAACTCGTGCTCGATCTCTGATCCCCGCGAAAGGACAACGGTGTCCGAGAAAATCAAGACA from Nocardia higoensis includes the following:
- a CDS encoding metal-dependent hydrolase; translated protein: MAETAGATRRPYRDEAHAINARDVHFDFSTVPMHYIPGEVLATHIINVMHLLLPEGERAMAQALAESLPYIDDERLREEVTGFVGQETMHAATHEAARKHLQSLGLDVDSYIARIGWAVDRILGDHGLSGRAKEEWLKERLGLFAGMEHYTAVFGEWLLNAEVLERKGMHPAMLDLVRWHGAEEVEHRSVVYDAFMHVDGSYARKARTALVASATLLPLFILSAGYMYRKDPSPDKGRFWGWQFVSATRRKVIPSWTSFFTEVPRYLRPGFHPSQLGPMDTALRYLAHSPAARAAQQ
- a CDS encoding PDR/VanB family oxidoreductase, which codes for MLGGVIDVYKHLFVSGPAATVLSRPNPVRRAGFDLDLVVESVTQEADDVVGVTLRAPGSGQLPSWRPGSHLDVFLPSGRQRQYSLCGDPADRHRYRIAVRRIADGEGGSLEIHQTLRAGDTLHVRGPRNAFPLVDAPSYLFLAGGIGITPILPMARAAGARGQLIYTGRTRSAMPFLAELPANADIRPDDERGVPVVEELIARAEPGAAVYVCGPPPMLEAAQRCKFELDPTGSLHTERFSALPVTDGRPFRIELARSRKAVRVEANETALSAIRRVAPDVTYSCRQGFCGTCRAGVLAGEVDHRDRLLTDAERGDRMLICVSRAAGDELVLDL